The genomic window GAGCACCATTGGAAGGCTTCTTGCTTTCATAACATTTTGAAGAAATGGTGTAAGTAACTGGAGATAGCGGGTAGAAATTTGGATAAGGTAGCCAACCTCCCTGTAAAATGTTGGACTTCTTTGATTGTTCGTGGACTTTTTTGGGATTGCTTCGATGCCTCTAGAGATTAGCataaagcccaagaatttgccttTTTGGATTCCGAATGAGCATTTCTTCGGATTCAGCTGCATATTATGGTATCTTAGTTGAGCAAATATTTCTTGTAGATCGGCACTATGGGTCCTTCCTTGTGTTGTTTTAACCACTATGTCGCCAACATAGACCTCAATGTTTCTTCCTATTTACTTAGCAAAAACTTTATCCATTAATCGCTGATAAGTGGCACCTACGTTCTTTAATCCAAAAGGTATTACTTTGTGACAATAATTACCATATTCAATTATAAAGGCTATTTTGTCTTGATCTTGGGGATGCATTAGAATTTAGTTATAACCAAAGTAGGCATCGATGAAACTCAAAAGACCAAAACCTGAAGCATTGTCTACTAACTTATCAATACATAGGAGAGGATAAACATCCTTTGAACATGCTTTATTTAAGTTTATAAAGTCTACACATATCTGCCACTTACCTGAGGCTTTCCTTACCATAACCACATTAGACAACCAAGTGGTAAAGTGTAGTTCTCAAATGATACCTGCCGCGAGGAGTTTTTGAGTTTCTTTTAAGGAGGCTGTCTTCTTGTCCTCGCCCATGTTCTGTTTCTTCTGAGCTATAGGTCGGATAACCTGCTTGATTTGTAGTTTGTGCCATATGAAGTTAGGATCAATACCTGGCATATCTGCGGGAGTCCAGACAAAAAGGTCCACATTTTCTTGGAGGATATTGATTATTTGGCGTTTGTCCTTTGCAGGCTGTGAACATCCAACATAAGTGAATTTATCAACATTGTTATTGAGAATTACCTTTTCAAGATCATCTGTAGGTGTAGGTCTTTCATGGATGTCCTCTCTAGGATTGAGGTCGGCTAATTTTGGCATGTCTGTGATGTTGTGTATAGCTTGGGTATGTTCGGATTTTGCTGACTATTCCGGTCTTCCTTTGAAACTTGCATTATAGCAGTGTCGTGCTTCCTTTTGATCGGAATGAATTATGCCACTTGGTTATCCTACACATGAAACTTAATACACAAATGAACAGTAGATACTATAGCACCAAAAGAATTTAAAGATGGTCTACTGAGGATAATATTGTAAGGGCTAACGCAATCAACCACTAGGAATTGGATATCCATTGTCTTTGATAATGGATGTTCACCTAGTGTCATTTTTAACCATATGTACCCAAGAATAGGAACTCGTTCTCTTGAAAAGCCCACAAGATCTCCAAAGGATGGTTGTACTGTCTTTTCGCTGAGCTTCATTTTCTGAAAAGTGGAATAAATTAACACATTGGCGTTGTTGCCTGGGTCGAGGAAGACCTTCCTTACTAAAAGGTTTCCAGCCTACATGGAGATAACAACTGGATCATCCAAGTTTGTTGCTTTTGCTTGATAATTAGAATGCTCAAAGGTTATAGTTGATGTTGATGACTGTGGTGGAACTTCGGATGGTACTCCTTCCACCACTAACATTGCTTGATACGTTCTTTTTCTTGCCGAGATACAGCTAATTAGACCCCTTGTCTGGGATGGTTGATATTTTACCTTCTCCTATGCATTTGTGTTTTTAGGTTGGTTCCCACATGTCCTTGGTTGTCTTTGTTGTATGCGACCGTCAACATACTTGTCCATTAGGCCTTGTCTCACTAGTTTTTCCAAAAGATCTTTGGCTATCACACATTTATCACTGGTGTggccaaatttctgatggaaagCATTGTGCTTGAATTTGTCCATATATTTCTGATCTTTATAGGTCCCGGCTTTACTCGGTGATTTGATGATTTTAGCATTGAGtattttatggatgatttcttcTCTTTTGGTGTTGAACTGAGTATACGCATCAAAATTTGGAGTTAGTTTAAAGGGCTTCCTGTCATCTTTATTTTGTGGTTTGGGTTATCTTTCCTCCTCTCGGCGAGGTTGTTGTCTCTACAAATGCCAAACTTCATGGAGTTCTTCGATTTTCATCTACCCTTCAACTTTCTCTCAAAACTTTGCCAATGTCTTCGATTTAGTTACTACTATAGTCTCTTAAAATTTTTCCGGACAGAGGCCGCTTTTAAGTGCATGTAAGTGGAGAATCTCCATGGTTGCTTTAGCAAACCGTGTCATATAATCCTTTAAGCTCTCATGTTGACCTTGTCTGATAGTACTAAAGTAATCTGACCTATGCACATATATCTTGGGGGCTGCAAAGTGGTTGGTGAAGGACTCCGCCAAGTCCTTGAAGCAAGAGATGGAACCTACAGGTAACTTAGAAAACCAAATATTGAGTTTAGTAAATAATAACAAtatttgatgatgacaaacatgttGATGGTTGGGTTAAATGCCCAATTGGGATTTGATGAAACTATTGAGTGTTGCAAGCCCATGTTAATTGTGCAGCCTAAATTAAGAAGACAAGAAGCCCAACTAAAGACACCAAGTGCTTCCAAGGCTGCTGAATGGAATTGAATCCATAACCTAGCCCATTGCTATTCAGGACAAAGGAAACTAACCCTAAACTGGTGGTGCTATATTGTTTCAAATAAGgtacaaagaagaaagaaaagttcACTTTTACTCTTGAGTACcaaagaggaagaaagaaaaagcaatctCTAGTGGCTATGTCAAATCAAGATTGAAGCTAAAAGCAAATGTtcaaattaagaaggaaaaaggtaaaatattttcataaatatgCAAGTTAATTACTTGTTGATCTCACCTTCCTCTCTGCACAACCATTTCGGGTAATATGAAGAAAGTGGTGGCTACTTTTCTCTACTGTGAATCAATGGCTAATATTGAAACTTGGAGCCAAAGCACAAGGTTAATAGTATTGATTTATCAAATCCATTGAGGATTTGTTTTCAAAGAAGCTGCGTTGCTTAACTCTGATTCAAATCCCTAAGTTTATGGTCtgattgaagaaaaaggaaataaGTTCTTAGCTAGCTCAAGATTTAAGGAGCTGACTTTGTGAAGCAAGCCCTAAGTGTGTAAACAAAACTAAtacaaaaagcaaaaaacaattcAGTTTGCAAGTAAGAAGAGAAAACccgagagaagagaagagaaaaacctCACAAATCTaagtttgaagtcttggaagtaTTGCACCTACACTAAAAGGAGCATTCCGCCAAGATGGATAGCTACATTTGAGAGTTCAGAATCTGGGTTCAGCATATAGAGTTTGAGTTGTTCAACATCACCTCCTTCATGGTTTATCATTGAGTATTTTATTTGTATGttgtatcttttttttctttctattcagTGGTAAAAGACATATAAGAGATGTATTAAGAAAAAATCATTGAgaaaaaaggcaaagagaagaactTGGAGAGAAAAGCCAAGATTTATTTCTTGTCTCTTTTGATTGTATTTTTGTTTTGCATCTTATATCTGATGTATCCCTTACTAAGTTGGATAAGCACGTATTGTGTCGAGAGTCTAGGAAGTTGCCTAGCCAAGTCAAGTTTATGTTGAAGCTTGATTTGTCCCTGATAGGATTAGGTTAAATCTTTAGGAAtcggtgtatgtaatacttgaaATGATAGTGAAAAATCCACCAAccttgtggtggagactggatgtaggtttcATTGCACAAAataactgaaccaggatatatggtTATATTATCTTCTTCTTCCCTGCATTGATTCTATTTTTCACGattatgagacaaaataaaattgtctcctacATAATCCATCTCGAAGACAAAACTGAAGCTAAGTTTCATTTTCTGGTTTGAGTTATAATTAATCAAGTTTAAAAGAAtaccatagattcaacccccttctctaggCCATCAAGAACCTTCCCCAAAGTAACGCAGCACCGTCTAAAAAAGTTGAAAAAGATCGACAAAGTATAGGGTCAGAAGCACCATTAAAGAACGTCATAGACTGAAACTTAGTAACATAAATGTGAGGGTCTTCAAGGCCTTCGTATGGCTTTAATGTAGTCGGCAGTACGAAATTCTTTAGCATCTGGAATTTCATGATATCCTCCAAAAAATGATTGGACAGGGTCTTCCTCTCTTTGGGAGGGGTTACTTCCTCAAGATTCCGTGAATGCACGTCTTTTTGGCTTGTGTCCTTGGGATCTCCAtcactttgttttccattcctttCTTGATCTAGAAGCTCGGTCATTCTTTGGACCTCAGCTTAGAGTTTTGCATTTTGGGCCAGCAGCTCCAATTTTGTTAATTGCAGGATTCTGTTGTCGGCCATACTGGATGTCCCTGCAAAATAAGGCACgggaataaaataaaaacaaagacaaAATTATTTCAGTGGGGTTAATCTATTTTGGGCTCCACGGTGGACGTCAATTTGTTCTGTGTTAATCAGCTGCTTAGCCGAGGTATAACCCGAACTCTCCGAGAANNNNNNNNNNNNNNNNNNNNNNNNNNNNNNNNNNNNNNNNNNNNNNNNNNNNNNNNNNNNNNNNNNNNNNNNNNNNAGAAAACACTCCGATGTCCAAGTCGGCGAGATCATCAAAAAAATATTCTTCTTTTAATAATGCTTTCTGTTTTGCTATATTCCCTTTCGTTTGATTCCTTCTTCGTTTTATAGGGGTTGGATCGTTCCGTTCGTGTTTGAAGTTGTAGTCCTTCTTAATAGGAGTGGCCGTTGTGTATTTTAAATGTTTGTTTCAGCCCTTCATTATTGTGGGTTACTGATGCCGCTCATCTCGACTTCTAAAAGTTATTGTCTATGTATGCTTTATTGGAGATATACTCTATTAGTTCCAAGATTGAAGGTATAGTTCAATTATGTTAGTGTGATTACGGTGATTATAGTATATTAAAAAGTATGCCTacaaaaaatatgattttaatgTTAAGAATACTTGCATAATCACTAGCTATAGCTACTATAGTATATATAATCATACTAAAatctacttatatatatatatggttagGATTAAATAAAATTCTGaaaaagaatatttatttatttgaaaaataaaaaataaattgtggaTTAATAACCGCATTATGttgataataaaataaagataatttCAACGATATGATGCTTATGGATCGTTATATTCCATTACTGTTAAAGAATAAACCTCATCTTCAGTGGTCAGTCGGCTCTAGAATATGCTCCCCATTTTTGATGATATGAAGATTCCTTGCCATAGCACTTTTTTCCATTCCTTTGACTAAACTTGTGTAGATGGAATAGCCATGGTTGGGTGCAGTGATGAACAGATGATAATATATAATTAACAAACGAGCCTTTTATTTGGCAATGGAAAGTAAACtttgatatagaaataatatACAATAATTTATCATGAGAAATTTTGAACACAAAATAATTGTGTGGACGTAAAATGGATTTGGAGTGTGCGTCTCCCATCattatttctacttttattaaAGTGGGGTATGTTGGTTAGACTTTAGATAACCAATTTtgattttctttctctttgtttttttttttctttattttttctctttcaaTATTAAAAAGCGAGGATATTAAACTTATTTTTATGTGTTTATCTAAGGTTtagtttggtttttttttttgaaaaagtatttGTACTTTTTAAAAAGCACATTATTTTTAAGCACAAATACttatatttgataaataaaaaaatttatgtatttgtgcttgtaatttttaaaaattaaaaaacatataaaatattttatataatatcaaaattaaattctatatttGTTTACTATAAAATTAAGAACTGAGCAATCAGGGAAAATGAGTGAAACATAAAATATAGTTAACGAATTCTAACAATGCTCGCCACCTCACATTTTAAGCGTCACCTCGCACATTCAGCCTAGTGGTGGGGTCCTCCTTCTACACTTATAAATACATAGATTTTCTCAGCAATGATCAACATCATTTCCCTTCTCTGTTGATACAACACTGCAGGGATCCAGGTATCATTTAATACGTTTCATTTTATTCAAcaactttttttttaactttaaattCTGTTCACTAATGTTATTTTCGTGTTAATGTGCATAAAAATATATGGATATTACTCTAAAGTACGTCTTATGTGGTTCACGTTGATTTGCACATTCATGCATTGATTATCATGTAATAATTCATGGCCTATGATTATGATTGCTACTAATTAATATTTTCGTTTTAACAAATTCAGGCAAATTGAGATCATTGAACTGTGAATTGCAAGATTTGATCTTTGAGCCCAGGATCCTTTGATCATTCATCAGGTATGTACAAATTTTTGCATTGGTATGTTTAACTGTATCTATAAGTCGAATTTTTTTAGAGAAAAGAAAGTAAAGTTGTTTCAACTTTAAAGAATAATTTGAGTTCATTACTCTAAAagatccttctctctcatcttgtTTGTTCCACGATTTTTGTCTTTCAAACGTACCTTAGGATACGTTTGTAAGGACGGGACACACAAAATTGTGTTTGACAAGTAAGATATAGACAGAGATGTTGTATTTAAAGATAATGAATTAGTATGTTTTATATTCCTCCTAATATAAAAGACACAGAGACACTAATAAGGgatataacttattttttatttttttattatttatgttaattttttataattatatttttttctcaattttttttaacagaaaaaaatgaaaataaattagattttcataatttgttctaatttatcgTCAAATAGAATATAAAAACACTAAATTTTGTGTCTCTTTCCTTTGTATCTTATTTTCAGTGTCTTATCTTAtccaattttcaaaaacaaacgcaatcttaaaatttttcaaaaatgttagATGCACACAAAAAATCAACtactatatatattgtttaatttattttaatgtatattttatattttaccatgaattttatataaataactgATTTGGTAGCTAATTTTTTGTATTCATATAGTATAGTTGAATGTtttaaaagaataataataaaaatctttTTAGCCTGAAAACTAGTAGTTTTGCTTATTCTATAATTTGACTTGTCCAAAATTCTTATGATCATGAAACTGCAACCTATGTAAAATTTTCAGTTGTCAGTTTTAGATTTCAAGGCTTGCATAATTAGAAATGAggaaatttatttattatgtatATATGGTTTAGGATTGTTATGAAActtttttaactaataaaattCAGTTAAGTTCGTTGCAGAGTAGAAATTCTTTTAAGAATGGATGCTGATCATGGGATTGCTGGAGTCAAGTACGAGTGCTTGCTTTTTGGTAATGATTGAAAATTTGAATGCTATTTATgatcaaatgaaaaaaaaaaacaaataatcgattttgatgtttgttaaatttttaaggtaaaatatattttttgtctttaaaatttgacaaaatttttaaaaatactcttaaattttattttgtttcaattttgtcccaaaagttttggatttgcatcaaatataccatcgacagctaaattttcaaaaaatttaagaccaatctaaaaattatgcttgatttgcttgcgttgagggttgttcttatgaaattgttgttgaattggtcttaaatttttttaaaaattagtcgttaggaatatttgatgcaaatcgaaaacgtttaggacaaaattaaaacaaaataaaatttaagaatatttttaaaaattttattaaactttaaggacaaaaagtatactttaccctattttTAAAATGAAGAACTTAAAAGTTAAATCTTTCACTTtataaacatggaagaaaattcaattaaatatttCTGACTCCAAATTTTGTTCATTGTTGACAGATATGGATGACACTCTCTACCCACTGAGCATGGGTTTAAATTTGCTATGTCGTCAGAACATAGAAGGTATAAACTAATTcaaaatatatctttttaattCTTCAGATAAATTGTAGTAAGATCAATGATGAAAATTACAAAGTTATCAAAACATAGACAACTTGTTAAAATGAGATATTCTTTTACTCCATCGAGAAAATAAGAATTTTTATACTAAAATTGTGACTAATATAATAAACATGGCCTATTTATAAAaccttttatattcttttctattcttctttttcttcaaactTTGTTGTTTTGACTTATGAACATAGTATTATTTTATGAAACTTGTATTATTTGAACATTTAAAAGTGGGATTAATACCCAACTCAATCTAAGTGAAATATCATAATATCAACACAGTGAATGAGGTGTGTTCTAATGTGACAAAAGGGTAATGCTACGGTGAAGAGTGAAGTTTAGTTTTCGCGAAGAGCAACTATTGTttcttttagtaaaaaaaaatccaCAAAAAAATTATCATATGCAATGCATGTGatatttaaaaatttagtaaaaaccTTCACTATTCGTCCAATTCTAGTCTTCACTTTTAGTTAACCAATCTTGTTTACAGATTATATGTTGGAGCACTTGCATATTGAAGAAAGTGAAGTACCAAAGATGTGCCTGGATCTGTACAAGGAATATGGGACAACTATGGCAGGATTGAAGGTATGAATACTATTTGAAATTGTCctaagttttctttttcatgaaaATTTTCTTtctatagtaataataataatatgatgtaATGAGTTTGTGTCAATTTCATTTCAGCTCCTTGGTTATGAGTTTGACAATGATGAGTTTCATGCTTATGTTCATGGAAGATTACCATATGAGAAACTGAAGCCTGATCCAATGTTAAGGAACCTCCTTCTTTCCATGCCTCAGCGCAAAATTGTATgtcatgaaaagaaaaaataataattatagtaaaaaagaaagaagaaaagcttAGGATACATTTGGTttgcatttattttcttttttcattttcagTATGGTATGTTTTTCTAAATTTtgtaaaggaaagaaaaaaaagtgaaaacaataacatcctattttctattttcacctcatgtttttctctttttcctttacaaaattctaaaaacaaaaaatactgaaaatgaaaacagaaaataaaaacgcAAACCAAACGTACTCTAAACAGTTTTAATTTGTTGACTTTGTTCCATGTTTAGTGAAGCTAATTCCATAAAAATTGTAatgaaaaaaatttcattttgcAGATTTTCACCAATGCAGATCATGCACATGCAGTTCAAGTTCTCAACAGATTAGGTTTGGAAGATTGTTTTGAGGGAATTATATGCTTTGAAACTCTTAATCCTCCCAAAGAACCTAAGGATGATGATGATATGGTCATAGAGAGTGCAGAATTTAATAATGACAATAATTTAAGGGACTCACGTATCATATGCAAACCATCCATTGAAGCCTTTGAAGCTGCCATTAGAATAGCTAATGTTGATCCAAATAAAACAGTAAGTTTGATTACTTAACCAAACAGAATTAATCACTTGTTTGATGTGTTTGTTTCTAGAATTGTTTTCCATTAGTTTCAAAAGACTGGGATTCCAtttgaataaaaataatgttGACAGTACCAATTTACTTTCTTCATATCAAAATGGTACATATAAAGTAGCAACATGATTTTAATACGGAAATGAATGTTGTTATTCCTATTTTGATAATGTTactatttttttgttataaattcaTGCAAACATATAATGCAAAAATAgggagactcgaacccacaacctctaggtgagtatggggagactatgctgTTTGAGCTATAGTTCATTGGCGAATGACAATATTATTTCACTTTTAATACTTTCTGCATTGACATCTCACTCATATTCTAAGATATTTTATTCTTATGACACCTCACAtctattctaaaatatcaatatCCTATCCATAATTCAGTAGATTGCTGATAAGCAACAAAGACAGAAGTAAAACTCagttttctttttatcttatgcAGATTTTCTTTGATGACAGTACTAGAAATATTGAAACCGGAAAAGCAGCCGGACTTCAAACTGTCATAGtaagttctaatttttctttctatGCATGTTATGTAAAGATCTAAGCAATAACCCCAGTAATCCATGTACATATATGTAACTCAAATCAAGCTAACAAAGTAAACAAATTTCAGGTGGGGCGATCGGATTTGGTGCCTGGTGCCGACCATGTTCTAAGCAGCATTCACAATATCAAAGAAGCAATACCTGAAATATGGGAGGTTGAAGTAGACAACATAAAGGGAAGGATCCAGTCTCAAGGACTTGAAGCCATGGTCCTTGCATAAATGTTTTGCTTGGATCAAATGTTTTAGTAAAGTTGGTCAAGCAAATCAAGGGTTTCTAGCTTAGCTCAGAGTTCTGTCCACCTACATTTACTACAACTTCACCACTGTAATTGTATCCACAGAATGGTGATCCTTAAATAGGTTAATCTTGCAATTAGCAACTATGAAATGGATATTGGAAACTAGTAAATGTAAACCATGTAAGCAAAAGATAGGTAATTACTATAAAGGTTTGGTACAAGCTTAGTTATACAAAATATGCATGTATGTATTCTCTTCTAAATGAAATTGCAGTGCCTGGTCTCTCAgttacatgttttttttttttttctcatcatAGTAAAATGATGATTTAAATGCACTAACACTATCCTCAAATGAAAATTTGTAACTGACAATCAGGAAAATGTCATGCACTTAAGTACAAAGATCAACCATCAAGAGGCAGTTCACCGCAATTAGCGATTTTGCTTGCTTTCTTGGGGCTGTTATCACGCTGGCTCGTCTCCAGTGACTCGAGAGTCTTCACAACATCCATTCCATCAATGACTTGTCCGAACACGACATGGCGATTGTCTAGCCATGGTGTCTGCATCATTGAACAAAACCATTTACTTCATTTCAGTGCTAAAATCCAAACAAGTTCAAACAATGTGTATCTAATGGTTGAAATGATTGAGCATTAAACACGGAAACAAAGTTCCTGACTTATTACAAGTGTGTAAACTAACCATACAAATGAAACATAACTAGCAGAACATATAATAGTACTCTTGGATATGCAAAAAAGGTTTGAAATAAAAACCATGGTCCTACTTAGTGAAacttcttcaatcatgcaacaaGCAATTAGCAGATATTGATATATGCTTAATTACACTTTTGGCCTTTCTAGTTTATCAATGTCTGGGATTCTAATTACCTTAGTTTTAAAGTTGCTATGTGAAAGGCATTTCCACAACAATAAAGCCAATAAAGAAACATTTTTCTTGTCAGAAAAGAAATGTCCACATTGGAACATTGAATTGTAACAGAAACTaaatatcattaatcaaccaCTTCCGAAAAcacagaaaaaaaataattgcatcaactaaaaaataaagaacttaaaatcaacccaaaatataaaaagaaagagaCAACAGTGTGCCAATTGAAATGAGAGACGCCGAAATTCAACTTTAGTAAGACTTAGAGGATCAAGGGTGCAAGTAAACCATGATTTTATCAGTAGGTTATGAAAATATGAGAGACAATTACTAGAAGTGCAAAATCCATGGAGTAAGTAAGGGGCATTTCTAATTGGGATAGACTTGAGAAACAGGAAACAAGCATTAATTGATGAATTCTTCACAGAACTAAAAAGCAAGATATTCTAGTCAATTTGACCAATATCATCGAATTCCTTTGCGATAATGTTGCTTCTGAAAATTCCATGTTTGTAATGAGGATGGAGAGGAACTTGCAGAAAACACTTTTTCCGAAAACAAATCCATAAAAGATAACTGAAAAGGAAGA from Arachis ipaensis cultivar K30076 chromosome B09, Araip1.1, whole genome shotgun sequence includes these protein-coding regions:
- the LOC107617759 gene encoding uncharacterized protein C24B11.05, yielding MDADHGIAGVKYECLLFDMDDTLYPLSMGLNLLCRQNIEDYMLEHLHIEESEVPKMCLDLYKEYGTTMAGLKLLGYEFDNDEFHAYVHGRLPYEKLKPDPMLRNLLLSMPQRKIIFTNADHAHAVQVLNRLGLEDCFEGIICFETLNPPKEPKDDDDMVIESAEFNNDNNLRDSRIICKPSIEAFEAAIRIANVDPNKTIFFDDSTRNIETGKAAGLQTVIVGRSDLVPGADHVLSSIHNIKEAIPEIWEVEVDNIKGRIQSQGLEAMVLA